The DNA window GCCAACAGGAACGGCAGAACCACCGCCGCCGCGATCCCCGAGGTAAGGAGCGTGGCGAGAACGCGCCTCCGCAACACCAGGGCTGCGACAGCATGGGCAACGATAGCCAGGGCGAAAAACATGAAGACGAAGACGCCGAGCGAGGCGCACGCTCCGTAGAGGACCCAGTCGAGGACGCGGTTGGACTCCCAGGCGCGTACCAGCAGCAGGGTCAGACAGACGGCAATCAACGCAGAGACGGCGTATTGCCGGGCTTCCGTGCCGGCCCACACCATGCGCGGAAGTACCGCGAGCACGAGTCCGGCCGCGATGCCGATGGCGTTCGAACCGACCCTTCGGCCGATGAGTACAGTGCCACCGCAGGCCAAACCGGCAGCCATCGCCGACGGAACACGGAGCGCAACCTCGGAAGTTCCGAAGACGGACGTCCACAGATGCATGAAGAAGTAGTAGGCCCCATGAACGGCGTCCACCGATTGCAGCAGCGTCCACAGTTCGGCCGGTGACCGGTCAGCGGCCGAGATGGTTGCGATTTCGTCATTCCAGAACGACGGAATCCACGATCCGGTGAAGGCAACCAGGAACCCCAGGACCGCGATGGATGCCGGTGCGATTTTGGGATTTAGCGACCCGGAAGATTGCCGCCCGCGCCGTGGAAGGTCGCGAAAGATTTGGCGTGAAATGACGAGTCCCCCTGTGAGCAAGCCGGTGCGTTGAGCCTATACGGGCGCTGTTCAAGTCCATAACCGGTTCCGCCGGCTTGGTGCGTCAGGGTGCCCGGCACGTCCACCGGTAAGCTCAAACACATGCAGGAGACACAGACGCCGCCCCATCGAAAGCGGGCGCGCCTCGTCGTGCCGAGCCGTAGCGACCGGTTCCTCAGGAACTTCACCGAACTGATCGGCGGGCCCATGGGCCACCGATCTGCCCCCGGAATAGTCTCCCCCGGTTTCTTCACGGTGGAGCGCGTGCTCATCATCCTCACCGTCCTGGCCGCCCTGCTGGGAATCGTCATCAAGGACTACTGCCGGGTGAACGGATGGGAGACGCCGTCCCAGTTCTACTCCACGTGCTATTCCGACTTTCCGGAACTGTTCCGCAACCGCGGGATCGGCGATGGGGCGTTCCCCTTCGTTACTCCGGGGACGTTGTTTGAATACCCCGTGCTAATGGGGATCATCGCCGGGATCACGGCCCTGCTGGTCCCGGGCCAGGGCGTCACCGATGCCCGGATCCTCGGATACTTCGACGTCAATGCCACCCTGATCACTGCTGTCTGGATCGTCACGGTCCTGGCAACCGCGCGGATGACCCGGAAGCGTCCCTGGGATGCGGCGATGGTGGCACTGGCGCCGGGAATCGTCCTCGCCGGCGTGATCAATTGGGACATGTGGGCCGTGGCCCTGCTGGCACTCGGCATGTATTTCTTTTCAAGGGAGCGGCTGGTCCTCGCCGGGATCCTGATCGGCTTGGGGACGGCCACGAAGCTCTATCCCGTCCTCGTCTTCGGCGCGATCTTCCTGTTGGCCCTGCGTACCGGAAAAATCCGCGCCTTCCTGGTCACGGCAGCGGCCGCCGCCGTTGCCTGGCTGGCTGTGAACCTGCCCGTTGCGGTACGGG is part of the Arthrobacter sp. KBS0703 genome and encodes:
- a CDS encoding glycosyltransferase family 87 protein; the encoded protein is MQETQTPPHRKRARLVVPSRSDRFLRNFTELIGGPMGHRSAPGIVSPGFFTVERVLIILTVLAALLGIVIKDYCRVNGWETPSQFYSTCYSDFPELFRNRGIGDGAFPFVTPGTLFEYPVLMGIIAGITALLVPGQGVTDARILGYFDVNATLITAVWIVTVLATARMTRKRPWDAAMVALAPGIVLAGVINWDMWAVALLALGMYFFSRERLVLAGILIGLGTATKLYPVLVFGAIFLLALRTGKIRAFLVTAAAAAVAWLAVNLPVAVRDPAGWEYFFEFTQERPAGFSSPWFAYNLVAERVRWTPLTPEAINTLALNVFLVACVLIAVLALAAPRRPRLAQLAFLIVAAFILTNKVYSPQFVIWLVPLLALARPKWRDFLIWQGIEGLHWAAIWMYLGQVTSGGVSQHNIDMPYYVLAVAAHMLATAYLMARVAWDIWDPRYDPIRRHFMDDPHGGPFNNASDWIRVDLVRPSASLVPWRAGLRDG